A region of Streptomyces sp. R44 DNA encodes the following proteins:
- a CDS encoding M23 family metallopeptidase, with protein sequence MTEPTPFHATDGRTHLSYELLTTNALPSSTHVRLDRVEVRDARTHLVVGSLSGQALADAANPVGDPLPGADGYTPAPPGPTPTVIPGSQQWVIWLDLALERGQRVPKVLEHHLAGAVVTASGSSPFEETVQVTPTGRTAPMNLNAPVRPGTWYSSESCCGNTHHRRGLGPINGRFDVPQRFAIDWYRVGEQGQTWEGDPARLTSYLSYRQPVVAAAGGRVVEVQDGIPDNAPPVTPPVPPIEETVGNHVTLEVAPGRYLLYAHLKPGSLMVREGDRVEPGRVLGLIGNSGNSTTPHLHFQVMTTAEFFPTDSPPFTFREFRVVGQVEPRIWDDNLGLQPTGVLPITPSPYEGPHRARYPLDREVLEF encoded by the coding sequence ATGACCGAACCGACGCCGTTCCATGCCACGGACGGCAGGACGCACCTCTCGTACGAACTGCTCACCACGAACGCACTGCCCAGCAGTACGCACGTGCGCCTCGATCGTGTCGAGGTCCGGGACGCCCGCACCCACCTGGTGGTGGGCTCGCTGAGTGGCCAGGCGCTGGCCGATGCCGCCAATCCCGTGGGTGATCCCCTGCCGGGCGCGGACGGGTACACCCCAGCGCCCCCGGGGCCGACGCCGACCGTCATCCCGGGCTCCCAGCAGTGGGTCATCTGGCTCGACCTGGCTCTTGAGCGCGGTCAGCGGGTGCCCAAGGTCCTCGAACACCATCTCGCGGGTGCTGTCGTCACCGCCTCCGGTTCCTCCCCGTTCGAGGAGACGGTTCAGGTCACCCCGACCGGCCGCACCGCGCCGATGAACCTGAACGCGCCGGTCCGCCCCGGCACCTGGTACTCCAGCGAGTCGTGTTGCGGCAACACCCACCACCGGCGCGGACTCGGCCCGATCAACGGCCGCTTCGACGTGCCGCAGCGCTTCGCGATCGACTGGTACCGGGTCGGCGAGCAAGGACAGACCTGGGAAGGCGACCCCGCGCGGCTCACCAGCTACCTGAGCTACCGGCAGCCGGTGGTCGCCGCGGCCGGCGGCAGAGTGGTGGAGGTCCAGGACGGGATCCCGGACAATGCGCCGCCCGTCACCCCACCGGTCCCGCCGATCGAGGAGACCGTCGGCAACCACGTCACCCTGGAGGTCGCGCCGGGCCGCTATCTGCTCTACGCCCACCTGAAGCCCGGCTCGCTCATGGTCCGGGAAGGCGACCGCGTCGAACCCGGCCGGGTTCTCGGGCTGATCGGCAACAGCGGCAACTCGACCACGCCGCACCTGCACTTCCAGGTGATGACCACAGCCGAGTTCTTCCCGACCGACAGCCCGCCGTTCACCTTCCGGGAGTTCCGCGTCGTCGGACAGGTCGAACCCCGCATCTGGGACGACAACCTGGGCCTGCAGCCGACCGGCGTCCTGCCGATCACGCCCTCGCCGTACGAGGGCCCGCACCGTGCGCGGTATCCGCTCGACCGCGAGGTGCTGGAGTTCTGA